AGACCGGCCCTGACTTGGCTCCCCAGGGCAACTGGACGGAGGACCAGGCCGACACCCTACCCCCGCCCCCCACCTGCGTGGGGTCAGAGGGCACGGAGTGCGAGTGCGGGGTGATACCTGGCCAAGCTCTCTGCGCCCTGGGTGCCCCGCCCCAGCCGTGGCCTCGGGCAGCCCTGGGACGGCCGGGAACCGGAGGACGGTCGCCGGCGAGGGAGGCGCAGGCAGGCGCGGGTCGGCAGGAGGGCTTTATCAGAGCGCGGGCGTGAAGGCGGGGGGCGGCTGCCCGGTGGCGGGGCAGGGGCGCTCCCCGCCGCGCTGCCTGAAGTCCTGCGAGGTGTAGCGCGGCCGCTGTGGCGGCGACAGGTGGGGCACGTAGTTGGACCGCTTGGGCTGCTCCGCCCCGAACTGGTTCCTGGTGACCACTGCGGACACGACCGTGCTCAGAGGCGGGCACTGCGGGCCCCTGGGCATGctggccccgccccgcccgccgcggccccgcccccgccgcggCCCCGCCCTCCGCCGCAGCCCCGCCCCCCGCCGCGGCCCCGCCCATGCCCGCCCCCACTGCGGCCACGCCCACACCTGCCCCCGCGGCCCCGCCCACACCTGGCCCCGGCGCTTCCGCGACCCGCCCCACCCACTGCGGGCTCTTTACTGACACAGGGTCTCTTCGAGTTTGACTCGGTGCAGCCCGGGCTGCCCCTGCCCTGGGAGTACGGGTGACCCGCGCGCCCCGCCCCGGCCGGCCCCAGCCCCGCTGCTCACCGAACTCCTTGCCGCGCACACGCCTGTCCCTCCAGGGCACACACCCCCAGCGCGTGCCCGCGCCCAGGTACTGCGCAGGCAGCGTGGGGTCCCAGAAGGCCGTCTCCCGCAGGCGCTGCGTGTAGGCTGCAGGGGAGCGAGGGCGGGGTCAGCGTGGGCCCGCGCGTGTGCGCGCCCGGGGCCCTGACACTCACCCGAGGGCAGTCCGCGCTGGCGACTCTCGAAGCAACCGTGCCAGCGCGCCAGGGCCTCGCGGTACGGGCTGTCGAGCGCGTTGGGCAGCATGTACCAGGCCTCGCGTGGCTCCGAGTTGGTCAGGCCGGTGAACCACACCTGGCCGGCGGCGTCCTGTCCCATGGGCGTGAACTTCCAGCGCGTGGCCTGCTTGACGGCCGGCGCCCAGCGGGGCCCCTCCAGGGACAGGTAGTCATTGCTGAAGGAGGATGGCGGCTGAGCACGAAGCCCTGCTGCTCCCAGCCTGTCCCCTCCCAAGGGTGTGCGACCCCTTCGCCGAGGTGCGTGGGGGAGGTCACTCCGCCTCTGCCCAGCGTCTCCTCCGTGCACCACCCCACCCGCAGTCATTGCCTCATGTAGCCGGCGTGGCCtgcttatttttgaggcaggtctcaCTGTCAGTGTTGACcttgaagcaatcctcctgcctcagcctccccagtgcttgtaTACCAGGCATGAGCCTGGCTTCTGGCGTCACCGGGGACCAAGCCAGGGTCGCGCTTTGCAGCTTTTCAGGGAGCTCCCCATAGATGGTACCGGGTAGTGCCGCTTGTCAAGGCCCATGCAGCGACAGGCTTAAGGAATTGGCAGTGGAGAAGGGGGTGTGGTCCTACAGTTTCAAAGCCCCATGGTGAACCCTTGGGACTGTCATCAGTACCACAAAAGTGCGAAGTATGAACTGTGAAATGGGACTGTTTTGCCGAGGAGCACATACCCATGCTCAGCATGCTGAGTGAGgaaggtctttgtgagtttaagaatatcttggaggggttggggatttagctcagtgttagagtgcttgcctagcaagcgcaaggccgggttcgagcctcagctcaaaaaaaaaaaaaaaaaaaagcttggtctACCCATTAAGATCCTgtgtcaaattttaaaaaaatgtatatcatGGTGGCACATTCCAGCACGgtggaggggggcaggaggatcagaagtttaaggccatccttagctacatggtGAAGCtgaggccaacatgggctacatgagacctcactccccaacacacacacacacacacacacacacacacacacacacacacacacacacacacaatctatctAGGGGCCAGGCTGGGAAGGGAGTTCTGTTGTGGAACCTAGAAGCTTTCAAGCCGTCTGCATCTCCACCACCTTGATTGCAGGTTAGGAGGTGGGCCAGCTGGTGCCTGGGTGAAGGGGGTGCCAAGTGCAGGGACCCACCTGTATAGGAGGGCAGGGAAGTAGAGTTCCAGGGTGCCCGAGGGCACAAACGGCTGAGAAGCCTCCCGTCTCAGGTTCTCCATGTCCACCTCTGCTTCTCAGAGGCTCGGGCCACCAAGGCCCTGGGCCATTGTTGACAGGGACAAAGGTGTCCCAGCAACAGGGAAGTGGTCAGCCAGAGTACCCATGACCTCAGCCTACTTCCTGGTGTGGGGCTGGAGCCACCAGGACCAAAGTGGGGCTTGGGGTCTTTGACTCCGCCAGCTCCCAACATGGGGACATCTGAATGTTCTGCTCTCTCCCTGTCCCACAGCAGGAAGCCATACTCTCTGTGCCAGCCTTTACCCTTACAGCCTGCCCTTACCCATCCCACCACAAGGAAGGCACTGTGCTCAGTGGGTCTCAATGTGAGCCAGGGGAATTCTCCTGGCTGATGGGTACATGCTCTGGACCATTACTTAGCAACATGGAGGGACCTTAAGGACATGGTGCTCAGCAAGGAACCCGGAAACAAGGGCCACACCCGGAAACAAGGGCCACAAAGTGTGAGCTCCCTGGAAGGGAATTCCACTATAGGCATCCACAGAGGGAAGTGGACTTGTGGGGCTGTGCTTAGGGCTTGCCTCTTTGGTCAGAATCATCTGGAGTTAGCGGTGATTGTTCTGTAACTGAAGATGCTGAATCCATTGGCCAGCTCATTTTATGATAGTACATTGTTCGCTGTGTATTTCACTACAATAAACAAATACCAACACAACCAAACGCAAAGTGCACACTCTACTGCCCTTGGGCAGGGCCTGTATCAGGTGGCAGCTGCCTGGGCACCTGGGTCCACAGCACAGACATCAACTCTGGTCACCTGTCCTGACCCAGGGCCTTTGTGCTTTAGACCTCTGGAGTCCCATGGCAGGCTTTCCCCCAGGGACACTCGATTGCCTGTCACTCTGGAAGGCTCCATGGGCTTGGGTTCTGGACTTCTTCCTCTACCCACAACTCAGCTAATTACCTAAGGCCAGTGGAGATAGGAACTGTGTACTGCCCAGGTCCCCCACTGGCCCTCACCCTTCACAGCTGGCTGCCCCCTGGGGATCAGCCCACACTCTGTGACAAGCTTGGTGTTGAGGTGGACAGATGGACAAGGCTGCTCTGTTCAGGGGGAGCCTCCTGCACCACCCACCTGGGACATCGGGAACAGAATACAAACTGCATCTAGGTCCCCTGCATGTCTCATCTGTGGCCAGCAGGGCTCCCACCAGGAACAGGCAACAGGGGACCCTTTGCACACAGCTGAGGGTCCCAATTGGACATTTTGCTTTTGGTGACAGGGCAAAGTCCAGGTTGTGGGTAGCAGCAAGTGACCCTGAACTTTGAACCCCTGACAGGCCCAGCCGATGCCTTGCTGGGATGAAGACCCTGCTGGGGAGCACAGCACCCACTGAGGCCACTGGCCTGGGCTTTGCTAAGAATCTCTACCAGAGCCTGGCACATGAGGCCACACCCAGCCCTGCAGGCAGCAAGCCCCACGGTGACCTGGGGTCCCAATGGCCGTGGCTTCTCCGGCCATCAGTTGGAACAAGGCAACAAAACACACAACAGACCCCAGGGCGtcacagatacatatatacacacgtgcacacaccatGGGCCTCAGCCACCACACTGGGGATCTGCAGTGTCCCCAGGTGAGGAGGGGCGGCAGAAATGGGTTTGAGGTCAGGGAGGCCTGGGAAGCTTCCAGAAGGCCAGAAGGAGGTGGACACGGCAGACGAGGCAGCTGTCTGGGAAGAGGCACGCTGACAGGCGTGGGTCACAGgaggtgcacacacagacacgggGTGGGACGCAATCAGGACGTCAGAGGGCGAGAGGCGCAGGTCCCCCGCCAGCGCCTCCCAGGATGTTCCGGCTTGGGTGACACTGGGGTGGTTGCAGGAAGGGGCGCAATGGCTCTGGTCCACAGGTCCCCAGGTGATAC
The Onychomys torridus unplaced genomic scaffold, mOncTor1.1, whole genome shotgun sequence DNA segment above includes these coding regions:
- the LOC118576334 gene encoding uncharacterized protein C19orf71 homolog, giving the protein MENLRREASQPFVPSGTLELYFPALLYSNDYLSLEGPRWAPAVKQATRWKFTPMGQDAAGQVWFTGLTNSEPREAWYMLPNALDSPYREALARWHGCFESRQRGLPSAYTQRLRETAFWDPTLPAQYLGAGTRWGCVPWRDRRVRGKEFVVTRNQFGAEQPKRSNYVPHLSPPQRPRYTSQDFRQRGGERPCPATGQPPPAFTPAL